From Enterococcus mundtii, the proteins below share one genomic window:
- a CDS encoding PTS sugar transporter subunit IIA: MSRIDPLLAKEQIQVIDTVENWETAVEIASEPLLKSKMIAHTYLDNMIKSVEEHGPYMVLTDYFALMHAKPGVGVNEQSMSLLVVKNAVDMKEKAVKIFLILAAKDSESHLEKLQEIMSIFMDEVKYQTILSGNKEQIIQLLT, translated from the coding sequence ATGAGTAGAATTGATCCATTATTGGCAAAAGAGCAGATCCAAGTAATCGATACAGTGGAAAATTGGGAGACTGCCGTTGAGATTGCAAGTGAGCCTTTGTTAAAAAGTAAAATGATAGCGCATACCTATTTGGATAATATGATCAAAAGTGTAGAAGAACATGGTCCATATATGGTTTTAACCGACTATTTTGCCCTCATGCACGCCAAACCAGGCGTAGGAGTGAATGAACAAAGCATGAGTCTTTTAGTCGTAAAAAATGCAGTAGATATGAAAGAAAAAGCGGTGAAAATATTTTTGATCTTAGCTGCGAAAGATAGTGAGAGCCATCTGGAAAAATTGCAAGAAATCATGTCCATATTTATGGATGAAGTGAAGTATCAAACTATTTTATCGGGAAATAAGGAACAAATAATCCAATTACTAACCTAA
- a CDS encoding BglG family transcription antiterminator translates to MKTRTIELLQRFRAYHYPIKAEQLALEYQVSQRTIRQDVLDANSWLRANQLGEIQTVRKQGFLLRLSDEEEKRLAEALVTYQEELLNRDERTFDLVLSIAYEQQPVYLNRKEEAFMISKSTMDEDMRRLRADLIKYGIEIVSFGRQGLVYKGAERSIRTMIYDLINKNLGRIDFSARNGTKITAAQRSFQQYFPPSEIVKLEAIYTDTMIRQEDDIYKNQLLLFTMIWVQRVRKHELIAAINWKNSNEKKDGFTDFIEKVIAEFRLTDVPPVERNYLRFTIETFSSKDISNSLEWVQAQLLTIQLIQFVEEQTRIPFHLKEEILCENLYKHMTALIIRIKHRIQVTNPLKENIRANYRPIYEAVELFVPTIEEVIGGEIIEDELAFLVIHFSTVASTIKQNVTSMYKAVVVCHHGLATGNLLAENLKEKFPQIEVVAVLSSKEAELVDKLDVDLIFSTFQLSDQNKPLLVLEPILTDANRPIIADFLNAHQKVQRLIPTESGQTELFTDVLRIVEESGGKIDRPIYTKLETLFEQNHLEINKREIQPMLKDILTDNHILIQEHVANWQEAIERVAKPLLKENIVESSYVDAMVRAVEEYGAYIVIGKHLALAHARPEDGVNKLGVSVATIRQPVDFGNEEMDPVKIIFCLAAVDSYSHLTIMKELIELINDETKLTRLIESPNVDSFKKLLFK, encoded by the coding sequence ATGAAAACGAGAACGATTGAGTTACTTCAAAGATTTAGAGCATATCATTATCCAATCAAAGCGGAACAATTAGCGTTAGAGTACCAAGTCAGTCAACGAACGATTCGTCAAGATGTGTTGGATGCCAATAGTTGGTTGCGAGCCAATCAGCTGGGAGAGATCCAAACGGTTCGTAAGCAAGGGTTTCTGTTGCGTTTAAGCGATGAGGAAGAAAAAAGACTGGCAGAAGCATTGGTGACTTATCAAGAGGAGTTGTTGAATCGTGATGAGAGGACCTTTGATTTAGTGTTATCAATTGCTTATGAGCAACAGCCAGTTTATTTGAATCGTAAGGAAGAAGCATTCATGATTTCGAAAAGTACGATGGACGAAGATATGCGTCGTTTGCGAGCGGATTTGATCAAATACGGTATCGAGATCGTGAGTTTTGGCAGACAGGGACTCGTCTATAAAGGAGCGGAGCGCTCCATCCGCACGATGATTTATGACTTGATCAATAAGAATCTAGGAAGAATTGATTTTTCAGCAAGAAATGGTACGAAAATCACTGCAGCTCAAAGAAGTTTCCAACAGTATTTTCCACCTTCGGAGATTGTAAAGCTCGAAGCCATCTATACAGATACTATGATCAGACAAGAAGATGATATCTACAAAAATCAACTGTTGCTGTTTACGATGATTTGGGTCCAGCGAGTCAGAAAGCATGAACTTATTGCAGCCATCAATTGGAAAAATAGTAACGAAAAAAAAGACGGTTTCACTGACTTTATTGAAAAGGTGATCGCTGAGTTTCGTTTGACAGACGTTCCGCCGGTTGAAAGAAACTACCTTCGTTTTACGATCGAGACATTCAGTTCAAAAGATATCAGTAATTCGTTGGAATGGGTCCAAGCACAACTGTTGACGATCCAACTGATCCAATTCGTCGAGGAACAGACCCGTATCCCATTTCACTTAAAAGAAGAAATCCTGTGTGAAAATCTTTATAAACATATGACAGCTTTGATCATTCGCATCAAACATCGAATCCAAGTCACGAATCCTTTGAAAGAAAATATTCGGGCCAATTACCGCCCCATCTATGAAGCCGTTGAGTTGTTTGTCCCAACAATCGAGGAAGTCATTGGGGGAGAGATAATCGAAGATGAACTTGCTTTTCTAGTGATCCATTTTTCGACGGTTGCTAGCACGATCAAACAGAATGTCACGTCCATGTATAAAGCAGTGGTGGTTTGTCACCATGGACTGGCGACAGGCAATCTATTAGCAGAAAATTTAAAAGAGAAGTTTCCACAAATCGAAGTTGTCGCGGTATTGAGTTCTAAAGAAGCGGAGTTGGTGGATAAGTTAGATGTCGATTTGATTTTCAGTACGTTTCAATTATCAGATCAGAACAAACCACTGCTTGTGTTGGAGCCTATTTTAACCGATGCGAATCGTCCGATCATTGCAGATTTTTTAAATGCTCACCAAAAGGTCCAACGACTGATTCCGACAGAGAGTGGGCAAACAGAATTGTTTACCGACGTCTTGCGGATCGTGGAAGAAAGTGGAGGCAAGATCGATCGGCCAATCTACACCAAATTAGAAACATTATTTGAGCAAAATCATTTAGAAATCAATAAAAGGGAGATCCAACCAATGCTAAAAGACATTTTGACAGATAATCATATATTGATCCAAGAACACGTAGCCAATTGGCAAGAAGCGATTGAACGAGTGGCTAAACCATTGTTGAAAGAAAATATCGTTGAGTCAAGTTATGTTGATGCGATGGTCCGTGCAGTAGAAGAGTATGGCGCCTATATCGTTATTGGCAAGCATCTGGCATTAGCCCATGCCAGACCAGAAGATGGCGTCAATAAGTTAGGGGTGAGTGTCGCGACGATTCGTCAGCCAGTTGATTTTGGCAATGAAGAGATGGATCCGGTTAAAATCATTTTCTGCTTAGCAGCGGTGGATTCATATTCTCATTTAACGATCATGAAAGAGTTGATCGAGTTGATCAATGACGAAACGAAATTGACTCGTTTGATCGAAAGTCCTAATGTAGATTCATTTAAAAAACTACTATTTAAGTAG
- a CDS encoding BglG family transcription antiterminator codes for MTVMHYQENKMRRITILNRLLNFEHLSYQQLSDEYFVSRSSIANDLSYVKDIFTKEGLNLTFDRSGTFFEGNEIQIQRVLKRTILNHFNELEVVAELVEQQLLRRIEQAFRQGINEKQMEIPESYFKSIVISILLIVQRSKEGKKIDLIGKNQYGKYFLEFNKYPLVYELLKKLEDQKIYQFTQEEVQYLTYIIVGSGLKFFMKSENIPFAFRGKIRQLIQKVSEGIQIDLTQDNRLEEDLLVHLYQLLLRIEAQTTIVNPLIDEIKQNYPSIYGVVWFALKDFCWPSEVNLSEDEVGFVTIHFQAAIERIKRLNKLLFVCPNGIGTSSFVSAKIRRILPEIDSIETASIDKLTYMDLSEIDFIISTVDIPKQSKPVVRISPMVTSRDMKRIMNHYIDLVIDHEHMKERRILPEKTKHLLAANIYFGHYESKEEAIHFLIEQQNFKNDYKKEQYTQSIFDREAIQSTYLDNGFVIPHGNPLFVEETTIAILVADKPVDWGKQKADIIVLLMIREEDVKEVEAVMKLIMQGIGDKNWFISKMLEVKE; via the coding sequence ATGACAGTTATGCACTATCAGGAAAATAAAATGCGCAGAATAACCATTCTCAATCGACTGTTGAATTTTGAGCACTTAAGTTACCAACAGCTTTCTGATGAATACTTTGTCTCACGAAGTAGTATTGCCAATGATCTTTCTTATGTGAAGGATATTTTTACCAAAGAAGGATTGAATTTGACATTTGATCGTTCGGGAACATTTTTTGAAGGAAATGAAATTCAAATCCAACGTGTGTTGAAGCGGACCATCCTTAATCATTTCAATGAACTAGAAGTGGTAGCAGAACTGGTAGAACAGCAACTTTTAAGAAGAATTGAGCAAGCTTTTCGTCAAGGAATCAACGAAAAACAAATGGAGATTCCAGAGAGTTATTTCAAAAGCATTGTGATTTCAATTTTATTGATTGTCCAACGCTCAAAAGAGGGTAAAAAAATAGATTTGATTGGTAAGAATCAGTATGGAAAATATTTCTTGGAGTTCAACAAGTACCCGCTTGTGTATGAACTATTAAAAAAATTAGAAGACCAGAAAATTTATCAGTTCACGCAAGAAGAGGTCCAATATTTAACTTACATTATCGTAGGAAGTGGCTTGAAATTCTTTATGAAAAGTGAAAATATTCCTTTTGCTTTTCGTGGGAAAATTCGGCAATTGATCCAAAAGGTTAGCGAAGGTATCCAGATTGATTTAACACAAGATAACCGTTTAGAAGAAGATCTTCTAGTTCATCTGTATCAATTACTTTTGCGAATTGAAGCGCAAACAACGATCGTCAATCCATTGATTGACGAAATCAAACAAAATTATCCATCCATTTATGGGGTTGTATGGTTTGCATTAAAAGATTTTTGTTGGCCAAGTGAAGTGAATCTATCTGAGGATGAAGTTGGGTTTGTCACCATCCATTTTCAAGCTGCTATTGAGAGAATCAAACGATTGAACAAATTATTATTTGTCTGCCCGAATGGCATTGGAACAAGTTCATTTGTTTCAGCCAAAATACGAAGAATCTTACCTGAGATTGACAGCATTGAAACTGCCTCTATTGATAAGTTGACTTACATGGATCTATCAGAAATTGATTTTATTATTTCTACAGTCGATATACCCAAGCAATCAAAGCCTGTCGTCAGAATCTCGCCCATGGTGACTAGTCGTGATATGAAACGAATCATGAATCATTATATCGATTTAGTCATTGATCATGAGCATATGAAGGAAAGGCGGATATTGCCTGAAAAAACAAAACACTTGCTTGCGGCCAATATTTATTTTGGTCATTATGAGTCAAAAGAAGAAGCAATCCATTTTCTGATTGAGCAGCAAAACTTTAAAAATGACTATAAAAAAGAACAATACACCCAGTCGATTTTTGACCGAGAAGCAATCCAATCTACCTATCTCGATAACGGTTTTGTGATTCCTCATGGTAATCCGTTATTCGTAGAAGAGACTACTATTGCGATATTAGTAGCGGATAAACCAGTTGATTGGGGAAAGCAAAAAGCAGATATCATCGTATTATTGATGATCCGAGAAGAAGATGTGAAAGAAGTTGAAGCAGTGATGAAACTGATCATGCAAGGGATTGGTGATAAAAACTGGTTCATCTCAAAAATGTTGGAGGTAAAAGAATGA
- a CDS encoding sugar isomerase domain-containing protein — protein sequence MFRYMDKIRELLTLVEEKERQSIGKAIKLLTQANLQKHSIYIFGASHAGILAEEMYYRAGGMMTINAIFGREVMLDRNPVTFTSQMERLEGYGMAIAGTIPFKENDVLILHSVSGRNPIIIDLAKVAKEKGVKIIALTNVSYSKSVTSRHSSGKRLFEIADIVIDNHGDIGDACCELTGLSQKVGPSSTVIGASILNTIIVEVCEQLISEGVKHPPIFYSANIDGGDQLNAELFETYKEVIHYPFT from the coding sequence ATGTTTCGTTACATGGATAAAATCAGAGAACTATTAACACTTGTCGAAGAAAAAGAAAGGCAATCAATTGGAAAAGCAATTAAATTATTGACGCAAGCAAATTTACAAAAACATTCGATCTATATTTTTGGCGCCAGCCACGCGGGTATTTTAGCAGAGGAAATGTATTACCGCGCTGGAGGAATGATGACGATCAATGCAATATTTGGACGAGAAGTGATGTTGGATCGAAATCCAGTAACCTTTACGAGTCAAATGGAGCGATTAGAAGGCTATGGAATGGCCATAGCCGGAACGATTCCTTTTAAAGAAAATGATGTATTGATTCTTCATTCAGTATCTGGCAGAAACCCGATCATTATTGACTTAGCTAAAGTGGCAAAAGAAAAAGGAGTAAAAATCATCGCACTAACAAATGTATCCTACTCGAAATCTGTAACTAGTCGCCATTCATCAGGGAAACGATTATTTGAAATTGCGGATATCGTGATCGATAACCACGGCGATATCGGAGATGCGTGTTGTGAACTAACAGGTCTATCACAAAAGGTCGGGCCTTCTTCTACGGTGATTGGAGCGTCCATTCTCAATACGATCATTGTAGAAGTTTGTGAACAGTTGATTTCTGAGGGAGTGAAACATCCACCGATTTTCTATTCTGCCAATATAGATGGTGGCGATCAATTGAATGCTGAATTATTTGAAACGTACAAAGAGGTCATTCATTATCCATTCACTTAA
- a CDS encoding PTS sugar transporter subunit IIB, producing MKILAVCGFGVGSSMVLKMSIDKVIKELGLKATVENTDLSSAKATQADVYFTSNELLPELKASVKAPVYPIKKYMDTNEVKAQLEQYLANKEG from the coding sequence ATGAAAATTTTAGCAGTATGTGGATTTGGTGTTGGAAGTTCAATGGTTTTAAAAATGTCGATTGATAAGGTGATCAAAGAGCTAGGGCTTAAAGCTACAGTAGAGAATACTGATTTATCCTCAGCAAAAGCGACTCAAGCAGATGTTTATTTTACTAGTAATGAATTACTTCCAGAACTGAAAGCTTCGGTCAAAGCGCCTGTTTATCCAATCAAAAAATATATGGATACAAATGAAGTGAAAGCACAATTAGAACAATATTTAGCAAACAAGGAGGGCTAG
- a CDS encoding PTS sugar transporter subunit IIC produces MGVINFIIENILTQASITIALIAMLGLILQKKSTGQIISGTLKTLLGFQVLSAGSSIIVGSLTYFGQIFTEGFQMEGIIPSIEAINGQAMNELGLGRDIALTFLAIFIFNILLARFTKWKYIFLTGQAILWMATMTTVFGYFAGLRGFFLILVGGFIGAVFAIAMPAMAQPIIRKVTGSNDIALGHFCTIGYLFEAGVAKIFGERGENKKSIEDIKLPAHFEFLQDTYLSVMVVMVPLYIVTVLFAGETFAAELSGGQNYIMFAFLQAIQFVVGVYVLLSGVRLLLGEIVPAFRGIAMKLVPDAIPALDCPVFFPYSPNAVILGFITTTIGTVIAMFTLPMFGLAMILPGMLTNFFAGGTAGIFGNAVGGRRGAIIGGIAHGFFITLLPALLVTIFNSMGFVSATATDVDTVVVALLYAWILSPILKAF; encoded by the coding sequence ATGGGCGTTATCAATTTTATTATCGAAAATATTTTGACTCAAGCATCGATCACGATTGCCTTGATTGCGATGCTAGGGCTGATCCTGCAAAAGAAATCAACGGGTCAAATTATTTCGGGTACATTGAAAACATTGCTAGGCTTTCAAGTTTTAAGTGCGGGTTCGAGTATCATCGTCGGTAGTTTGACGTATTTTGGGCAAATTTTTACCGAAGGATTCCAAATGGAAGGGATCATCCCGTCAATTGAAGCAATCAATGGTCAAGCAATGAATGAACTTGGTCTAGGTAGAGATATCGCATTAACATTTTTAGCTATTTTTATCTTTAATATCTTACTTGCCCGTTTTACGAAGTGGAAATATATCTTCTTGACTGGTCAAGCAATCTTATGGATGGCGACGATGACCACTGTATTTGGGTACTTTGCTGGGTTACGTGGGTTTTTCTTGATTTTAGTTGGTGGTTTCATTGGGGCAGTTTTTGCTATTGCGATGCCAGCGATGGCGCAACCAATCATACGTAAGGTCACCGGTTCAAACGATATTGCTTTAGGGCATTTTTGTACGATCGGTTATTTATTTGAGGCTGGGGTAGCAAAAATCTTTGGTGAAAGAGGCGAGAACAAGAAATCGATTGAAGACATCAAATTGCCTGCTCACTTTGAATTTTTACAAGATACGTATTTATCCGTCATGGTGGTGATGGTACCACTTTATATTGTGACTGTGTTATTTGCAGGAGAGACGTTTGCGGCTGAGCTATCAGGGGGGCAAAACTACATCATGTTTGCCTTTTTACAAGCCATCCAGTTTGTTGTGGGTGTATACGTATTACTTTCAGGGGTACGCTTATTACTAGGCGAAATCGTTCCAGCGTTTCGGGGGATTGCGATGAAACTAGTTCCTGATGCGATTCCAGCGTTAGACTGTCCGGTATTCTTCCCTTATAGCCCGAATGCGGTGATTTTAGGGTTTATCACCACAACGATCGGTACGGTCATTGCGATGTTTACGTTGCCGATGTTTGGATTAGCGATGATTCTGCCAGGGATGTTGACGAATTTCTTTGCTGGGGGGACAGCGGGTATCTTTGGTAATGCAGTTGGTGGACGACGAGGAGCAATCATTGGTGGAATCGCTCATGGCTTCTTTATTACCTTATTGCCAGCATTACTAGTAACGATTTTCAATTCAATGGGATTTGTTAGTGCGACAGCGACAGATGTCGATACAGTAGTGGTAGCACTACTTTACGCTTGGATCTTAAGTCCGATTTTAAAAGCATTCTAA
- the sstT gene encoding serine/threonine transporter SstT → MLEKFLDMSLVQRIGCGILIGIILGIFLPTWGFIALLGTLFVSCLKAIAPLLVFFLTAASIAKHKMGNETFVKPILGLYLSGTFLAAFVAVITSSIFTVPITLQETASEQAPQNIGTVLSTMLTNVTQNPIQAIIDSNYLGVLFWAVLLGLALRTRTEATKEVIDQISVALSQVVQLIISFAPIGILGLVYESIATTGLSGLTEYLQLVLVLVGTMLFVALVIYPLLTFLFIKENPYPLIFFCLKESAISAFFTRSSAANIPINMMLAEKLKLTKESYAISIPLGATINMGGAAVTITVMTLTTVQALGIEASFGLKLILSILAALAACGASGVAGGSLLLIPLACSLFGISNDIAMQVVGIGFIIGVIQDSVETALNSSSDLLFTAIGELGARKRNGEAVSIKSRLSEL, encoded by the coding sequence TTGTTAGAGAAATTCTTGGACATGTCGTTAGTTCAACGTATTGGTTGTGGTATTTTAATTGGTATAATATTAGGTATTTTTTTACCGACCTGGGGATTTATTGCTTTATTAGGAACGTTGTTTGTTAGTTGTTTAAAAGCGATTGCGCCGCTGTTAGTGTTTTTCTTAACTGCTGCTTCGATTGCGAAACACAAAATGGGGAATGAAACATTTGTAAAGCCGATTTTAGGATTGTATCTAAGCGGAACTTTTTTAGCAGCTTTTGTTGCGGTGATCACTAGCTCGATTTTTACAGTGCCGATCACGCTACAAGAAACAGCTTCGGAACAAGCACCTCAAAATATAGGGACTGTTTTATCTACGATGTTGACCAATGTCACTCAAAATCCGATTCAAGCAATTATTGATTCTAATTATTTAGGTGTGTTATTTTGGGCTGTATTATTAGGGTTGGCATTGCGGACACGTACAGAAGCAACGAAAGAAGTTATCGATCAGATTTCAGTCGCATTGTCACAGGTGGTCCAATTGATTATTTCTTTCGCTCCGATCGGTATTTTGGGATTAGTCTATGAATCGATTGCCACAACAGGTCTTTCTGGACTGACCGAGTATCTCCAATTAGTTCTTGTGTTAGTAGGTACGATGCTCTTTGTTGCTTTGGTCATCTATCCATTACTTACTTTTTTGTTCATCAAAGAAAATCCCTATCCATTGATTTTCTTTTGTTTAAAAGAAAGTGCAATCTCTGCCTTCTTTACTCGTAGTTCTGCGGCGAACATTCCGATCAACATGATGTTGGCAGAAAAACTGAAATTAACAAAAGAATCTTATGCCATTTCGATTCCATTAGGAGCAACGATCAATATGGGGGGAGCTGCAGTGACGATCACAGTGATGACGTTAACGACTGTTCAAGCGTTAGGTATCGAAGCTTCTTTTGGCTTAAAATTGATTTTAAGCATCTTGGCGGCTTTAGCTGCTTGTGGTGCATCTGGAGTAGCTGGTGGTTCATTACTGTTGATTCCTTTGGCTTGTAGTTTATTTGGCATCTCAAATGATATTGCGATGCAAGTGGTAGGAATTGGGTTTATTATTGGGGTCATCCAAGACTCAGTTGAAACAGCGCTGAATTCTTCCAGTGACTTACTATTTACCGCAATTGGTGAATTAGGTGCTAGAAAAAGAAATGGCGAGGCTGTTTCGATCAAAAGTCGTTTGAGTGAATTGTAA
- a CDS encoding PTS ascorbate transporter subunit IIC, which yields MNFISDHILKNPPVLLALIAMIGLIIQRKSFSEIIKGSLTAAFGMVALTAGVNMLVGTIAPINTAVQTQLGVQVTEGLSDVTFTAEYGGTVGLAMFLGLIIHLLIARFTPVKTIFLTGHMLWWFPFVFVAAGVEAGLTGTLLIGISALLSACYWSFMPWIMRKYVWDATGDDSFLIGHPTGILSLISGFVAKRVGNKEKSTEDINVPENLSFFREISITGALVMFLMNVVVGIIAPVLIPEGGNLVMFAIEAGLNFGAGLLIMLYGVRLLINQIIPAFQGIAEKVVPGAKPAFDVPILFNYRPNAVIIGFIVAMITSTILVVLANSFQLFGVLIVPLVITSFFECGGAAVIGEGQGGFRGAVIGTIAASVAMVALVGFSAMIFSTTIQSWILIFGGNDLSLWGMIGRGISSLFGGF from the coding sequence ATGAATTTTATTAGCGATCATATTTTGAAAAATCCACCTGTTCTTTTAGCCCTGATCGCGATGATTGGTTTGATCATCCAACGAAAGTCATTTTCAGAAATCATCAAAGGTTCCTTGACCGCAGCCTTTGGGATGGTGGCGTTAACGGCTGGGGTAAATATGTTGGTAGGGACGATAGCTCCTATCAATACAGCGGTCCAGACACAATTAGGTGTGCAAGTTACTGAAGGGTTATCTGATGTGACTTTTACAGCAGAATACGGTGGTACAGTCGGTTTAGCCATGTTTTTAGGATTGATCATCCATTTGTTGATTGCTCGGTTTACACCAGTCAAAACGATTTTTCTGACTGGGCACATGCTGTGGTGGTTCCCATTTGTATTTGTAGCTGCCGGAGTAGAGGCTGGTCTAACTGGCACTTTACTGATTGGGATCAGTGCATTATTGTCTGCTTGCTATTGGTCATTCATGCCATGGATCATGCGCAAATATGTTTGGGATGCTACCGGTGATGATTCTTTCTTGATCGGTCATCCGACAGGGATCTTATCATTGATTTCAGGATTTGTGGCAAAGCGTGTGGGAAATAAAGAAAAATCGACAGAAGATATCAATGTTCCAGAGAACCTTTCATTTTTCCGTGAAATTTCGATAACGGGTGCACTGGTCATGTTTCTTATGAATGTGGTAGTTGGGATCATCGCACCAGTTTTGATTCCAGAAGGTGGGAATCTTGTTATGTTTGCCATTGAAGCTGGGTTGAATTTCGGTGCCGGATTATTGATCATGTTGTATGGTGTTCGTTTATTGATTAATCAAATTATTCCAGCTTTCCAAGGAATTGCTGAAAAAGTGGTACCAGGTGCGAAACCTGCTTTTGACGTCCCGATTCTATTCAACTATCGTCCGAATGCGGTCATTATTGGTTTTATCGTTGCGATGATCACTTCAACGATTTTAGTTGTCTTAGCAAATTCATTCCAGTTATTTGGTGTACTGATCGTACCATTGGTCATTACAAGTTTCTTTGAATGTGGTGGAGCCGCAGTCATTGGTGAAGGCCAAGGCGGTTTTCGTGGGGCAGTTATCGGAACGATTGCAGCATCTGTCGCAATGGTTGCTTTAGTTGGTTTTTCTGCCATGATTTTCAGTACAACGATCCAAAGTTGGATCTTGATTTTTGGCGGAAACGATTTGTCATTGTGGGGAATGATTGGACGAGGAATCAGCAGTTTGTTTGGAGGGTTTTAA
- a CDS encoding PTS sugar transporter subunit IIB, with protein MNKLNILFVCGAGLGSSFAAQMSAEDVLNKLGVTAKLDHCDISSAVSMKPDVIITAENFRSQFEKFTIDPTTAMIYLKNIVSKVEIEEKLTPVLQSKGAI; from the coding sequence ATGAACAAATTGAATATTTTATTTGTATGTGGCGCAGGGTTAGGAAGTAGTTTTGCCGCTCAAATGTCAGCTGAAGATGTATTGAATAAATTAGGAGTGACAGCTAAGCTGGATCATTGTGATATTTCGTCAGCCGTTTCGATGAAGCCGGATGTGATCATTACCGCAGAGAATTTTCGTTCACAATTTGAGAAATTTACCATTGATCCGACAACAGCCATGATTTACTTGAAAAATATCGTCTCAAAAGTTGAGATCGAAGAGAAGTTAACACCAGTTTTACAAAGTAAGGGAGCTATCTAA
- a CDS encoding DUF998 domain-containing protein gives MDFLRRYGLYFLFLGVLSDFSTPYILGLFYPGLDQLRLPISVFGDVTSPVRTFFLVCSVFSGIFFILSLPALYSSFEKVSTHLAKWLIISLGFYAIGDCLFTGLFSLNTQATSWDFSTWVHNVGSSLGYSGFLLFPVFALLLYRKEANQPISRMYIVLISLSLLSAMIYGLARIPVLNHLPLLDKLGFCQRLSYFFNYLTIVSVGINQLKRVTK, from the coding sequence ATGGATTTTTTACGACGATATGGGCTTTATTTTTTATTTCTAGGAGTGTTGAGTGATTTTTCGACACCTTATATTTTGGGCTTGTTCTATCCAGGCTTAGATCAATTGAGGCTGCCAATCAGTGTATTCGGTGACGTCACAAGTCCAGTGAGAACATTCTTTCTTGTTTGTTCTGTTTTTTCAGGCATCTTTTTTATCTTATCCTTACCTGCATTGTATTCTTCGTTTGAAAAAGTATCTACTCATTTAGCGAAATGGTTGATTATTTCACTAGGTTTCTATGCAATAGGCGATTGCCTTTTTACAGGATTGTTTAGTCTTAACACCCAAGCTACTTCGTGGGATTTCTCAACGTGGGTACATAATGTTGGTTCTAGTTTAGGTTATAGTGGCTTTCTTTTATTTCCGGTTTTTGCTTTATTGCTCTATCGAAAAGAAGCGAATCAACCAATCAGTCGAATGTATATCGTCTTAATAAGCTTGAGTCTGCTGAGTGCGATGATTTACGGACTGGCAAGGATCCCAGTGCTGAATCACCTTCCACTATTGGATAAACTAGGTTTTTGTCAAAGATTGAGTTACTTCTTCAATTATTTAACGATCGTATCAGTAGGTATCAACCAACTAAAACGAGTGACAAAATAG